Proteins from a single region of Arctopsyche grandis isolate Sample6627 chromosome 1, ASM5162203v2, whole genome shotgun sequence:
- the LOC143915120 gene encoding WSCD family member AGAP003962 gives MGVSRWRVAALVGLLALYLAAALLLSSVALHEPRPLNSLHSSKLSGINGIGMGMRLGSIGSGRARRSRPRWCRPLRYLTDPKPPVALVSFPGSGNTWLRYLLQQATGIHTGSVYKDYGLLKNGFPAEAVSNGSVLVVKTHEWGTSARASFSRAVLLLRAPEQAIQAEFNRQSGGHVGFASPDRYRRTKGKYWQKFVAEKLVAWRQTNLDWLMNFTGPIHIIYYDDLVANVEETLRKLLKFFNITVDEQMLLCALERREGIYRRKKRLMSFDPFTPNMRNALIEEQDKVYRVIKQNHRLPTPQSTASTR, from the exons ATGGGGGTGTCGCGGTGGCGAGTGGCTGCTCTGGTCGGTCTTTTGGCACTCTACTTGGCCGCAGCACTTCTTCTCTCTTCCGTAGCATTGCATGAGCCACGTCCTTTAAACAGTCTTCATTCCAGCAAA CTATCCGGCATAAATGGAATCGGTATGGGAATGAGATTGGGAAGCATCGGAAGTGGACGAGCTCGACGTAGCCGACCGAGATGGTGTAGACCACTTCGTTACCTGACCGATCCAAAGCCACCTGTAGCTTTAGTCTCATTTCCAGGCAGTGGAAACACTTGGCTTCGTTATCTACTACAGCAAGCTACAG GTATTCATACGGGTTCAGTTTACAAAGACTACGGCTTGCTGAAGAATGGATTCCCCGCTGAAGCAGTCTCCAATGGATCCGTGCTTGTGGTGAAGACTCACGAATGGGGCACATCCGCTCGAGCGTCTTTCAGCCGAGCTGTTTTGTTGCTTAGAGCTCCGGAACAAGCCATTCAG GCCGAGTTTAATAGACAAAGCGGCGGACATGTTGGGTTTGCATCACCTGATCGCTACCGTCGAACGAAgggaaaat ATTGGCAAAAGTTTGTGGCGGAAAAGCTGGTCGCTTGGAGGCAGACTAATCTAGATTGGCTTATGAACTTCACAGGTccaatacatatcatatattatgACGATTTAGTCGCAAACGTCGAGGAGACGTTGAGAAagctattgaaattttttaatataactgtAGATGAG CAAATGTTGTTGTGTGCGTTGGAGCGCCGAGAAGGCATTTACAGACGGAAAAAGAGACTGATGAGTTTCGATCCATTCACACCCAATATGCGAAACGCTTTAATCGAAGAACAAGACAAGGTGTATCGGGTCATCAAGCAGAATCATCGGCTTCCGACGCCTCAATCGACCGCATCGACCAGATAA
- the Septin1 gene encoding septin 1 — translation MASESLKNFSGLETPGYVGFANLPNQVHRKSVKKGFEFTLMVVGESGLGKSTLVNSLFLTDLYPERVIPDAVEKTNQTVKLDASTVEIEERGVKLRLTVVDTPGYGDAIDNTDCFQSIIQYIDDQFERFLRDESGLNRRNIVDNRIHCCFYFISPTGHGLKPLDIEFMKQLHNKVNIVPVIAKADVLTKKEMQRLKDRVMGEIKENGIKIYPLPDCDSDEDEEYKEQMRQLRDAVPFAVCGATALLEVKGRRVRGRLYPWGVVEVENPEHCDFIKLRTMLITHMQDLQEVTQEVHYENYRSERLAKGTPMPKRNASVDSVDSDKALQEKDAELRRMQEMLDQMQRQMSLQKQQGQA, via the exons ATGGCCAGCGAATCGCTCAAAAAC ttttcagGTTTGGAGACCCCGGGATATGTTGGGTTTGCCAACTTGCCCAATCAAGTGCATCGAAAGTCTGTAAAGAAAGGCTTCGAATTCACTCTGATGGTGGTCGGAGAGAGCGGCCTGGGAAAGTCGACCCTTGTGAACTCTCTATTCTTAACGGATCTGTATCCGGAGAGAGTCATTCCGGACGCAGTCG AAAAGACTAACCAGACTGTGAAATTGGACGCGTCTACTGTGGAAATCGAAGAGCGCGGCGTTAAACTGAGACTCACCGTTGTGGATACGCCAGGTTACGGAGACGCTATCGATAACACCGATTGCTTTCAG TCCATCATTCAGTATATAGACGATCAGTTTGAACGGTTTCTACGAGACGAGAGTGGTCTGAATCGCCGCAACATTGTAGACAATCGAATTCACTGCTGTTTTTACTTCATTTCACCGACTGGACATGG ATTGAAACCTTTGGATATTGAATTCATGAAACAGCTTCATAATAAAGTTAATATTGTACCGGTAATTGCTAAAGCAGATGTGCTCACCAAAAAGGAAATGCAACGGTTGAAAGATAGAGTTATGGGCGAAATTAAGGAGAACGGTATTAAAATTTATCCCCTACCGGATTGTGATAGTGACGAAGATGAAGAATACAAGGAGCAG atGAGACAACTCAGAGATGCTGTGCCTTTTGCTGTCTGCGGAGCGACGGCACTCTTAGAGGTGAAAGGTCGCCGTGTGAGAGGTCGTCTCTATCCTTGGGGCGTTGTCGAAGTTGAAAATCCTGAACATTGTGATTTCATCAAGCTTAGGACGATGctcat TACTCATATGCAAGATCTTCAAGAAGTCACCCAGGAGGTTCACTATGAAAACTATCGATCGGAACGTCTGGCCAAAGGCACTCCCATGCCGAAAAGAAACGC TTCCGTCGACAGTGTCGACAGCGATAAGGCTCTGCAGGAGAAGGACGCCGAGCTTCGTCGCATGCAAGAGATGCTCGATCAGATGCAGCGACAGATGAGTCTACAGAAACAGCAAGGACAAGCAtga
- the LOC143914638 gene encoding spliceosome associated factor 3, U4/U6 recycling protein-like, producing the protein MARVESDADSGSTSSGGDSGGDEHSSLEHKLASTHAHSHSHPHSPPSPPSLSPSPSNDESITSSESESEDDATLEQSVAEAEEKITKNPYVYVDHVRLLTFLHKLGDVSRMRNAYERLSGLCPMSPSQWLHWLKIEVATSSSLEERRQSQKLFKRAFIDCYSIHIYTEWCAMSLSNGEGEKDARSILNDALRLAGSDPIDGAMLWDTAREFELALLYVMDTSSENYGSQVMRIFDIFNKQLSRPLLQAEKTVEEFRRFVEIMEPYIPNSVELAKNVEDAHTLSEKILKKLLKYENELEYTESNETKVVSQKNETYLSYISYVKSLSGDDTLKDCDIISLLGVLYDRITSECFAPCCRGEAMLPSNAEKFCLEYVDYAREYGSDEYCLNVIEKVIRRYHRNSTLWMLKLQELERLGRDFKEIKTEFEASLVNGFDTAEDYVALWLCYLEILRRKTDFSSSEQIEVLRKTFRLSWDSLSQMWGDEADKEFTILQYWARVEYHRSKDYKYGEELFKEILDYGDNKLRGGLWMEYMRLELHRGGESRARAVFRSAVKSSPDPRLQHAWLALERDFGTLDTLVECNKTCSAKAEEWSETQSKNKAYSNTKYKSNNFKGNATNSDSFNRNKSKKKGYNADENDNKKSMKRRHDDDDQVSDAHERNSSAKVRVSNPKQSVENSFNHSKSQMEPRQNLKRKCDSSEDSAQSPVKKSKDSQPFDSESSKTNDYQDEEKNSRTVFISNLGFKVDEAELKEKLNEYGSIVELRLISGVKSYGSICYGVYTDINSVDVALAHDRTLFNDRPMFISRYCDKDNRKKHFSYSTGIEKNKLFVKNISFEHCKDESLREIFGKCGELKDIRIVTHKTGKPKGLAYVEYTNAQSAAAAVTSIDGMELGGRCLNVSLSAPPPKKLSLPEVNPTTSTTRTHARTQLFIPAVIQKSAPSKSSIPDLGESNTSKSKLTNNDFKNMLLADQDYIIVMSFEFNSLTEVYVVKRYA; encoded by the exons ATGGCCCGCGTCGAGTCGGACGCCGACAGCGGAAGCACCAGCTCCGGCGGAGACTCTGGCGGCGACGAGCACTCCAGCCTCGAGCACAAACTCGCCTCCACTCACGCTCACTCTCACTCTCACCCTCACTCGCCCCCCTCACCCCCCTCGCTCTCGCCCTCGCCCTCCAAC GACGAGTCCATCACTTCGTCCGAGTCCGAGTCCGAGGATGACGCCACGCTGGAGCAGAGCGTGGCCGAGGCTGAGGAGAAGATCACCAAAAACCCATACGTCTACGTCGACCACGTCCGGTTGCTGACCTTCCTGCA CAAACTCGGTGACGTGTCTCGCATGAGGAATGCGTACGAGCGGCTCAGCGGCTTGTGTCCCATGTCTCCGTCCCAGTGGCTTCATTGGTTGAAGATCGAAGTGGCCACTTCGTCCAGTCTGGAAGAGAGGAGGCAATCGCAAAAGCTGTTCAAGCGGGCCTTCATCGACTGCTATT CGATCCACATCTACACCGAGTGGTGTGCAATGAGCTTGAGCAACGGAGAGGGAGAAAAAGACGCCAGGTCAATCCTCAACGATGCACTCCGCTTAGCCGGTTCTGATCCGATCGACGGCGCCATGCTGTGGGATACTGCCAGAGAATTTGAGCTCGCACTGTTGTATGTTATGGA tacatCTTCTGAAAATTATGGATCGCAAGTGATGAGAATATTCGACATCTTTAATAAGCAACTATCAAGACCTTTGTTGCAAGCTGAAAAGACAGTAGAAGAGTTTagacgttttgtggagattatGGAGCCGTATATTCCTAATTCTGTGGAACTCGCTAAAAAT gTTGAAGACGCACATACTCTATcagaaaaaattttaaaaaaattgttgaaatatgaaaacgaaCTGGAATATACCGAATCTAACGAAACAAA GGTGGTGTCGCAAAAGAATGAAACGTACCTCAGCTATATATCGTATGTGAAGTCGTTGTCGGGCGACGACACGCTGAAGGATTGTGATATTATTAGTCTCTTGGGAGTTTTGTACGATAGGATAACATCCGAGTGTTTCGCTCCGTGTTGTCGGGGCGAAGCTATGCTGCCGAGCAATGCAGAAAAATTTTGTCTGGAATATGTCGACTATGCGAGAGAATACGGATCAGACGAGTATTGCTTGAATGTTATTGAAAAGGTCATCCGCAGATATCACAGGAATAGCACTTTGTGGATGTTGAAGTTGCAAGAGCTTGAAAGATTAGGTAGAGATTTTAAGGAG ATTAAGACAGAGTTTGAGGCTTCGTTGGTTAACGGATTCGACACCGCCGAAGATTATGTGGCGCTATGGTTATGTTACTTAGAAATTTTAAGAAGAAAGACAGATTTTAGCTCGTCGGAACAGATTGAAGTTTTGCGCAAAACATTCAGGCTTTCTTGGGATAGTTTGAGTCAG ATGTGGGGCGACGAGGCTGACAAAGAATTCACAATATTGCAATACTGGGCCAGAGTTGAGTATCATCGCTCAAAAGATTACAAATATGGCGAAGAGCTATTTAAAGAAATTCTCG ATTACGGCGATAATAAACTGCGCGGAGGCCTGTGGATGGAGTATATGCGGCTCGAGCTTCACAGAGGCGGTGAGAGTCGAGCTAGAGCCGTGTTCAGGAGTGCGGTGAAAAGCAGTCCCGATCCGAGACTACAACACGCTTGGCTTGCGCTCGAACGGGATTTCGGAACTTTAGATACGCTCGTCGAGTGTAATAAAACGTGTTCG GCGAAAGCGGAAGAATGGTCTGAGACTCAATCCAAAAATAAAGCGTACTCTAATACTAAGTATAAGTCAAATAACTTTAAGGGCAACGCCACAAATAGCGATTCATTCAATAGAAATAAAAGCAAGAAGAAGGGATACAATGCCGACGAGAATGATAATAAAAAGTCCATGAAAAGACGACACGATGATGACGATCAAGTGTCGGACGCACACGAAAGGAATTCCAGTGCTAAAGTTAGGGTTTCAAATCCGAAACAAAGTGTAGAAAATAGTTTTAATCATAGTAAGTCTCAGATGGAACCAAGGCAAAATTTGAAAAGGAAATGCGATTCCTCCGAAG ATTCGGCTCAATCTCCCGTCAAAAAGTCGAAAGATAGTCAACCGTTCGACAGTGAATCGTCAAAAACAAACGATTATCAAGACGAAGAGAAAAATAGCCGCACTGTCTTTATAAGCAATCTCGGATTCAA AGTCGACGAAGCTGAATTGAAGGAGAAGTTAAATGAATACGGATCGATAGTGGAGTTGCGACTCATCAGCGGCGTTAAATCCTACGGGAGCATCTGCTACGGAGTATATACCGATATC AATTCAGTCGACGTGGCGCTGGCGCACGATCGAACCCTCTTCAACGATCGACCGATGTTCATATCCCGCTACTGCGACAAAGACAACCGAAAGAAGCACTTTTCGTATTCTACAGGCATCGAAAAGAATAAATTGTTCGTCAAGAACATTTCATTCGAACATTGCAAAGACGAAAGCCTCCgggaaatatttggaaaatgcGGAGAACTAAAAGACATAAGAATCGTCACCCACAA AACTGGTAAACCGAAAGGTCTCGCTTACGTCGAATATACCAATGCTCAAAGTGCTGCTGCGGCCGTAACATCCATAGACGGAATGGAGCTAGGTGGTCGCTGCCTCAACGTCTCTCTGAGTGCTCCACCTCCAAAGAAATTGTCCTTGCCCGAAGTCAATCCAACCACTTCGACTAC GAGGACTCACGCTCGTACGCAGCTGTTCATACCGGCTGTCATACAAAAGTCAGCTCCGTCGAAGAGCTCAATACCCGATCTCGGCGAGTCTAACACATCTAAATCGAAATTAACCAACAATGACTTCAAAAATATGCTATTGG CTGATCAAGATTACATAATTGTAATGtcatttgaatttaatagtCTTACTGAAGTGTACGTTGTAAAACGCTACGCCTAG